Proteins from a single region of Hordeum vulgare subsp. vulgare chromosome 6H, MorexV3_pseudomolecules_assembly, whole genome shotgun sequence:
- the LOC123402977 gene encoding pathogenesis-related protein PRB1-3-like yields MKPLAALLVSSLRIHCLCLLLRCALATAPAPSAHPHPQAPGVHDYNATAYNVSAARCAGCGGAALGGLGAWAEAVEFLYYHNAVRMARWELPLAWSPRLESYARAWASQRRADCALRHSFPEGQFALGENIFWGGAGADWRPGDAVEDWAAEGVDYSYAANACAPGRECGHYTQIVWRRTAYVGCARVACDDGGVFMTCNYYPPGNVVGERPY; encoded by the coding sequence ATGAAGCCTCTCGCCGCCCTGCTCGTCTCCAGCCTCCGCATCCATTGCCTTTGCCTACTGCTCCGGTGCGCACTTGCCACGGCGCCGGCGCCGTCCGCCCATCCCCACCCACAGGCGCCGGGCGTGCACGACTACAACGCGACGGCGTACAACGTCTCGGCGGCGCGGTGCGCGGGCTGCGGCGGCGCGGCGCTGGGCGGGCTGGGCGCGTGGGCGGAGGCGGTGGAgttcctctactaccacaacgcgGTGCGGATGGCGCGGTGGGAGCTGCCGCTGGCGTGGTCGCCGCGGCTGGAGTCGTACGCGCGGGCGTGGGCGTCGCAGCGCCGGGCGGACTGCGCGCTGCGGCACTCGTTCCCGGAGGGCCAGTTCGCGCTGGGCGAGAACATCTTCTGGGGCGGGGCGGGGGCCGACTGGCGGCCCGGGGACGCCGTCGAGGACTGGGCGGCGGAGGGCGTGGACTACTCCTACGCCGCCAACGCGTGCGCGCCCGGCCGGGAGTGCGGCCACTACACGCAGATCGTGTGGCGGCGCACCGCCTACGTCGGCTGCGCGCGCGTCGCGTGCGACGACGGCGGCGTCTTCATGACCTGCAACTACTACCCGCCCGGCAACGTCGTCGGGGAGCGGCCCTACTGA
- the LOC123401172 gene encoding mucin-5AC-like: MASAAAAALAAAGKRRLSEDDLYLILHKYSPATILTALQEVTQHAQRRSIDWRALVAKTATGITSAREYQMLWRYIAYGHDFVENVEDGSPQPLGDESDLECEIEPSPKPSNEATAEASRFAKILMYGPSREQGSSHRANSDIPLLNTPNEKIPRVTSDKQLAQSHRLTNGTGPVSNSKQAPHTGLSPDSFDGNGPHKKTKKLKAWSKDEDAELMAGVHKCGEGNWLDILRKYNFDSTRTYGQLSQRWAVICRRQATTKPAKAKPVTGGYDMKATQKAFFMALDMPMGKPGGLSTLRSGASQQSTQHPAPVFGAAAPELKSATSSSSFPLPVPVPSAAPGSVQAQVQIQSPRVQQAPVQAAPSKVSNVSIKSRNSSKKQTAQANPTNAPSSIQAAAIAAGGRIATASIATNLLKAAQSPQAVHIRSRGKGSSKTSTSSKASTMAGEPGTQTGSAQHPELPNCSAPTPSPTVLITQSTEQVNVVPEVAGVNPPEQSASAHLLEPDRALSTTPEPGPCDNMEIDDDSTFCVVTMEDLFPEDVKQPETVKQPETMRQPEMMRQSETVRQPEMVKQPETLKQPEMVDPKAEGIIDPKDADMLEFDRFVAQGCLTTDYLDKSKGVKIAPGAQGATASQKKKQLPTVGKSIPVFRAPVTMKKTKALASPGATFPSAVTSSGLVGTGNAGVLSKAIYRKPPGPGTTGKQNRCQEIMAQKQHAMNSNSSAMARNAAPGAGTPARNVAPGVGTPARNAAPATGIPAKSVAPATGTLPARNTAPATGTPPVRNTAPGTGTPPVRSTAPGTGTPPVRSTAPGTGTPPVRNTAPPVRNMAPGTGTPPVRNMAPGTGTPLSRNSLTGTGTPPARNSLTSTGTPPARNAASVTGAPPARNLLTGTGTPPAIRQHNPVMNGASKGNPPASQ, translated from the exons atggcgtcggcggcggcggcggcgctggcggcCGCCGGGAAGCGACGTTTATCCGAGGACGACCTGTACCTCATCCTCCACAA GTACTCGCCGGCGACGATCCTGACGGCGCTCCAGGAGGTGACGCAGCACGCGCAGCGGAGGAGCATCGACTGGCGGGCGCTGGTGGCCAAGACGGCCACGGGGATCACCTCCGCCCGCGAGTACCAGATGCTCTGGCGCTACATCGCCTACGGCCACGACTTCGTCGAGAACGTCGAGGACGGCAGCCCCCAGCCACTG GGCGATGAGAGCGACTTGGAGTGTGAGATTGAACCATCTCCTAAGCCGAGCAACGAAGCCACCGCTGAGGCCTCACGGTTCGCCAAG ATCCTGATGTATGGACCTTCACGCGAGCAAGGTTCTAGTCATCGTGCTAATTCAGACATTCCTCTGCTAAACACTCCAAATGAAAAAATACCGCGTGTTACATCTGACAAACAGCTTGCTCAGAGCCATCGTCTAACAAATGGTACAGGTCCAGTTTCCAACTCAAAACAGGCACCCCATACAGGGTTATCTCCTGATTCTTTTGATGGGAATGGGCCTCATAAAAAGACAAAGAAGCTTAAAGCATGGTCTAAGGATGAGGATGCAGAGTTAATGGCTGGTGTACATAAGTGTGGTGAAGGGAATTGGCTGGACATTCTGCGTAAATATAACTTCGATAGCACAAGAACTTATGGTCAATTGTCTCAG AGATGGGCAGTAATTTGCAGACGTCAAGCAACAACCAAGCCTGCTAAAGCTAAACCAGTCACCGGGGGATACGATATGAAAGCTACTCAAAAGGCATTCTTTATGGCTCTTGATATGCCTATGGGGAAGCCTGGTGGATTGTCTACATTAAGATCAG GAGCTTCACAACAAAGCACTCAACATCCTGCTCCAGTATTTGGTGCTGCGGCACCTGAGTTAAAATCTGCAACATCCTCTTCATCGTTCCCATTGCCAGTACCAGTGCCAAGTGCAGCCCCTGGGTCTGTGCAAGCACAAGTGCAGATTCAATCTCCTCGGGTGCAACAAGCTCCTGTTCAAGCTGCACCCTCAAAAGTGTCAAATGTTTCAATCAAGTCACGAAATAGCTCTAAGAAGCAAACTGCACAAGCGAATCCTACAAATGCTCCTTCCTCTATACAAGCTGCAGCTATTGCTGCTGGTGGACGAATCGCCACAGCAAGCATCGCCACCAATTTATTGAAAGCTGCACAATCCCCGCAAGCTGTGCACATAAGATCTCGTGGAAAAGGATCTTCGAAAACTTCTACAAGCTCTAAAGCATCCACTATGGCTGGGGAGCCTGGAACACAGACTGGCAGTGCTCAACACCCCGAACTTCCAAACTGCAGTGCCCCTACACCATCTCCTACGGTTTTGATAACACAGTCAACCGAGCAAGTTAATGTTGTGCCAGAAGTTGCAGGAGTAAACCCCCCGGAACAATCTGCTAGTGCACATTTGTTGGAACCTGATAGAGCATTGAGCACCACACCAGAGCCTGGCCCATGCGACAATATGGAGATTGACGACGACTCAACATTTTGTGTAGTCACGATGGAGGACTTGTTTCCTGAAGACGTGAAGCAGCCAGAGACAGTGAAGCAGCCAGAGACGATGAGGCAGCCAGAGATGATGAGGCAGTCAGAGACGGTGAGGCAGCCAGAGATGGTGAAGCAGCCAGAGACGTTGAAGCAGCCAGAGATGGTAGATCCCAAAGCTGAGGGGATCATAGATCCCAAGGATGCTGACATGCTGGAGTTCGATCGCTTTGTTGCCCAAGGATGCTTGACTACAGATTATTTGGATAAGAGCAAAGGTGTCAAAATTGCTCCTGGAGCTCAAGGAGCTACTGCCAgccagaagaagaagcagctacCCACAGTTGGGAAAAGCATCCCTGTGTTTAGAGCACCAGTAACCATGAAGAAGACCAAAGCTCTAGCTTCACCTGGGGCGACGTTTCCATCAGCAGTCACCTCTAGTGGCCTTGTTGGCACAGGCAATGCCGGTGTGCTGAGTAAAGCAATATATCGGAAGCCACCTGGTCCAGGCACCACAGGCAAACAAAATAGGTGCCAAGAAATTATGGCCCAGAAGCAGCATGCTATGAACTCAAATAGTAGCGCAATGGCCAGGAATGCGGCTCCCGGGGCCGGAACACCAGCCAGGAATGTGGCTCCTGGCGTTGGAACACCAGCCAGGAATGCAGCTCCCGCCACTGGAATACCAGCTAAAAGTGTGGCTCCTGCCACTGGAACACTACCAGCCAGGAACACGGCTCCTGCCACTGGAACACCACCAGTCAGGAACACGGCTCCCGGCACTGGAACACCACCAGTCAGGAGCACGGCTCCCGGCACTGGAACACCACCAGTCAGGAGCACGGCTCCCGGCACTGGAACACCACCAGTCAGGAACACGGCGCCACCAGTCAGGAACATGGCTCCCGGCACTGGAACACCACCAGTCAGGAACATGGCTCCCGGCACTGGAACACCATTGTCCAGGAACTCGCTTACTGGCACCGGAACACCACCAGCCAGGAACTCGCTCACCAGCACAGGAACACCACCAGCCAGGAATGCGGCTTCTGTCACCGGAGCACCACCAGCCAGGAACTTGCTCACCGGCACGGGAACACCACCAGCCATTCGACAACATAACCCAGTGATGAATGGGGCTAGCAAGGGGAATCCACCGGCCAGCCAATAA